Proteins found in one Labrus bergylta chromosome 8, fLabBer1.1, whole genome shotgun sequence genomic segment:
- the tstd3 gene encoding thiosulfate sulfurtransferase/rhodanese-like domain-containing protein 3, with protein sequence MAMRRCLGLAGVVPRLLLNSTVLPGGRSFLSCPVNTHLGCKNTELLVHRFTSGPPSTDVSYEELKQLLAGRKSVVIDVREPWELREYGFIPGSINVPLGQVNSALQLAEEEFKEKYGGEMPQQTDNIVFSCLAGVRSKKALNTATSLGYNDVQHYPGGWQDWVKNEQHN encoded by the exons ATGGCCATGAGAAGGTGTTTGGGGTTAGCTGGGGTTGTGCCGCGGCTCTTATTGAACAGTACAGTCCTGCCTGGAGGACGAAGCtttctgtcctgtcctgtcaACACTCACCTCGGTTGCAAAA ATACAGAGCTACTGGTTCACAGGTTCACCTCGGGGCCACCCAGCACGGATGTGAGCTATGAGGAACTGAAACAGCTTCTGGCTGGCCGGAAATCTGTAGTTATTGATGTCAGAGAGCCCTGGGAGCTCAGGGAGTACGGCTTCATTCCCGGCTCAATTAACGTCCCCT TGGGACAGGTGAACTCCGCTCTCCAGCTGGCTGAAGAAGAGTTTAAAGAAAAGTATGGCGGTGAAATGCCCCAGCAGACAGATAACATTGTATTCAGTTGTCTGGCAGGGGTCAGAAGCAAGAAAGCACTCAACACAGCCACTTCGCTGGGATACAATGA TGTTCAGCATTACCCCGGTGGATGGCAAGACTGGGTGAAAAATGAACAGCACAACTGA